GGTGACGACGCCCGGGAACGCGCCGCTGAAGTTCAACGCGGAATTCGACATCCGCGCGGACGAGACCACGACGTTCGTCGCGGACTTCACGCCCATCAAGCAGGGCCGGACGGGTCGATATCAGCTCAAACCGGTCGCCGACGGGGTCCAGGTTCGGTACGAGGACGAGGAGACGACGACAGCCTGATCAGGGTCGCGGTGCGGCCTTCTGCAGCGCGCTTTCGGCGATGTTGCCCCCGTAGTCGGCGGTTCGGGACAGCGAGTCGACAACGAGCCCCAGCACCTGCGCCGTCTGGGAGTCGAGCTGGTGAATGCGGTCGTCGATCTCCCGCGCGCTGTCGTCGATCGGCCTGATGCGCGAGCGGGCCTCGGTAGCCAGCCGGGTCGCCTCCTCGGGGTCGTCCTCGAGGAGGGCGTCCATCGCGGCTTCGGGGACCGCGAGCGCCTCCTCGCGGAGCTGGTAGAGGCCGTCGCAGATCTCCGCGGGGATCTCGTCGATCTCCAGGGCGAGCCGGGCGATCTTGGTCGCGTGGTCCGCGATCCGTTCGAGTTGCCGGGCGCTGGACTGGTAGTCGAAACAGGTCTCCCGTGGCAGCCCGATCTCCGAGGCCGCCGTCGGGTCCCGGAGCACCGAGCGGAACACCCGGGAGATCATGTACCAGAGGCGGTCGACGTCGTCGTCGCGCTCCATCACGTCGTCGGCCAGGTCGTCGTCGTTCTCGACGAGCGCGTCCACGGCGTCGGAGAGCATCGTCAGCGCGACCAGGCGCATGCGCGTGATGGCGTTGTGGACCGACAGCTCCGAGGAGTCGAGCAGGTCCTGCAACACGACCCGCTCGCTGGTCTCCTCGATGACCTCCAGGCCGACGAGTCCCTGCGTCGCCTGGCGAATTCGCCGGCGCTGCTGGGCGCTGACCCGCGGCGTCTCGAGGGTGATGATGTCGAACCCGCTGACGTACATCGTCATCACGGCGCGCACGAGCTGGTCGCCCTCCAGGCCGCTCACGTCGAGCGTCCCCTCCGTCCGCTCCTCGCCCTGCTTGGGCGAGAGCAACAGGGAGTCGCCCTCGGCGTGGAATTCGACGACGCTGCCCGCGCTCACGTCGTTCGTCGTCGCCCACTCCTTCGGCAGCGACACGGTGAACGTCGACCCGCCCGTCACCTGGACCTTGCGCGTCTCCATATCCCTCCTTCCGACTTCTACCCAATAAATCAATCCATGTCTATATACTCTCGCGTCAGGTAACGGTGTAAACGAAATAACTACTCTGTCTGCTGGGCGTCACGAGATCTGGGCGTGCGAGCGGTCGAAACCGAGGGAGATCCGGAGACGCGTACCGCCCGTTCGCTTCCGGTAAGTGAACGGAACCGACGTACGGCACCACCTGCTCCGTCGACCCGGGACCGTGTGAGACGTAGCAATCCATACGTCTATATAGAATACAGATATATAGATAAACGTAATAGCAGGGTATTTATTCAACTGACTGCCCGTTTCAGATGATGACACACGAGTCAAGATCGGTGTCGCGTCGGAAGTTCGTGGCAGGTGTCGGGGCGGCAGGTGCACTCGCGCTGGCTGGCTGTCAGGACACGGGAGGCAGCGGTGGCCTGTCGGGTGAAGTCGTCATCACGGGGAGCAGCACGGTGTTCCCCGTCTCCAATCGGATGGCCGAGGACTTCATGGCGGAGCACGAGAACGTGAACGTCACCACGGATTCGACGGGTAGCGGCGGCGGGTTCGAGAACCACTTCTGTCCCGGGAACGCCGACATCAACGGTGCGTCCCGACCGATCAAGGACAGCGAGGTGAGCAACTGCAGCGACAACGGCGTCGAGCCGATCGAGTTCCAGGTCGCGAGCGACGCGCTCACGGTGGCCGTCAACAACGACCACCCGGTCGACTGCATGACCTTCGACGAGCTGTCCCAGATCTGGCGGGAGGATCGCGTGACTCAGTGGTCGGACGTCCGCGACGACCTGCCGGACGAGGACATCAAGCTGTTCGGTCCGGCCAACACGTCCGGAACGTACGACTGGTTCAACGAGAACGTCGTCGGTGAGAGCTACGATCACACGGCAGACCACCAGGCGACCGAGGACGACAACACGATCGTTCAGGGGATCGAGGACAACAAGTGGGCGATCGGATACTTCGGCTACGCGTACTACAACGAGAACAGCGACCGCGTGAAGGCCCTCGAAATCGAGGCGTCCGAGGGCGACGGCTGTACCGAACCCAGCCTGCCGAACGCCAAGGACGGGTCCTACCCGATGGCGCGACCGCTCTTTATCTACGCGAACCGGGAGTCGATCCAGCGCGAGGAAGTCCACGAGTTCCTCAGCTTCTATCTCGAGAACGCCGAGACCGACGTGGTCGAGGATATCGGGTACGTGCCCTCCAGCCAGGACCTCCGGGACCAGAACCTCAGTAAACTCGAAGAGAACTACGAGGGGTAACCGCGCGTCTCGAACCGTCCTATTTACGTACCCGACCCACCAGCAATCCGATAATGAGCACCGATACACAACCGGACATCACGTCGCGGCCGACCGGTCGCGCCGCCAGAGAGCGGCTCTATCACGCGGTGTTTTTCCTCTGTGCGTTTCTCTCGGTAGTGGTCACGGTCAGCATCATCTTCCTGCTGGCCCGCGACGCGATCGGCTTTTTCAGTGTCGTCTCGCCGGCCGAATTCTTCCTCGGGACGGAGTTCGTCGCCTCGAAGGGGCAGTTCGGCGTGTTACCACTGGTCTCGGGCACGGTGCTCGTGACCGTAATCTCGGCGCTGATCGCGATCCCGATCGGCGTCGCGGCCGCCGTCTACCTCAGCGAGTACGCCAGCGACCGGATGCGATCTATCCTCAAGCCGGGGCTGGAGATCCTCGCCGGGATTCCGACCGTCGTCTACGGCTTTTTCGCGCTCGTGTACGTGACGCCGTTCCTCAGAGTGGTCGGGATTCCGGTCGCCACGTTCAACGTCCTGGCCGCGTCGCTGATGGTCGGCATCATGATCATCCCGATGGTGTCGAGCCTCAGCGAGGACGCGATGAGCGCCGTGCCCGACTCCCTCCGGCAGGCCGGCTACGGCCTCGGCGCGACGAAGTTCGACGTGACGATTCGGGTCGTCATCCCGGCCGCACTCTCGGGGATCATCTCCTCGTTCATCCTCGCCCTCTCCCGGGCCATCGGCGAGACGATGATCGTCGCCGTCGCGATGGGGCTGTCCCCGCAGATGTTCGATCCGAGCGATCCGCTCGGGAACGTCCTCGGCAACGGACAGACGATGACCTCGAAGATGGTCCAGGTCGTGGGCTCCGAGCTCGCCGGGAGCGGCCCGGGGTACAAGAGCCTCTTCGCGATCGGCATCACGCTCTTTGCGATCACCTTCCTCATGAACCTCATCAGCGACCGGATCGCGGCACGGTACAAGGAGGAGTACGAATGATCGAACCCGACCAGCCGGAGGTGACCTACTGATGGCGACGGACGTGGACTCGACGCAGTCCATCGACGAGCAGGTAAGCCGCGCGCGCGGCCTGATATTCGAGGCCGTCTGTTTCTCGGCGACGTCGATCGCGCTGCTGGCCGTCGGCGTGCTCCTGTTGTACGTGACCAACGACGCCGTTCGACCGCTCTCGGCCGATCCGGGCTGGCATCTGGTGTACCTCCTGACGCTCGTCGTCCCGACGACGGGGTTCGGGCTCTGGCTGTCCCGTCGCGAAGGGGCGGCCGGTCGCGTGGCGTACACGTCGCTCGGGGTGGTCCTCGTCGGCCTCTTCCTCGCCGGCGGCCTGTTCATCCTCTTCGTCGAAATCCTCCCGGTCGGCGAGTGGTTCGCCCTCGTCGTCGGATTGGCACTGACCGCCGCGGCCGCCCTCGCACACCGTCGCTATCGGTCGCCCGCGAAGGGCGAACGGAACGCCGTCACCCTCGCGGCCCTGCTGGTGACGACGCTCGGCGTCCCGCCCGGTGCAGCAGTGCTCGGGCTCCCCTTCAAGATCCCGAGCCTCCGGGGCCTGATCGCGTCGTCGCCGGTCCTGCCGCTCGACTGGATCATGCTCGTCCCGTCGCTGGTCGTCCCCGTTGCAGCCGTCGTCGGCCTGTACGTCCGCCGACGGCGCGAGAGCGATCGTGACGGGGCCGTCGCTGCCGGTGCCATCGTCGCGGGATCGCTGCTCGGCATCGGCCTCGGACCGCTCGTCGGACTCGGTGCCGACGGCTGGATGATCCTGTTCACCGCGACGGCCGTCCCGGTGGGCCTGTACGCCGAGAGCGTCGTTCGCCGTCGGCGTGGCGTGATCGGGCTCTCCTTCCCGCTCGTGATCGCCGTCGGCGTCGTACTCGGTGCCGTGATCACCCAGCAGCTCGGGTTCGCCGGTCCCGAGACGTGGCTCGACTGGAGTTTCCTCACCAGTGCGACCTCGACGCGGCCCGAACAGGCCGGGATCTACCCGGCGATGGTCGGCTCGATCATGCTGTTGATCGTCATCATCGTCTCGACGTTCCCGGTCGGCGTCGGTGCAGCGATCTACCTGGAGGAGTACGCGCCCCAGTCGGGCTGGCTCGGTCGGCTGGTGACGTTGATCGAGATCAACATCGGGAACCTCGCAGGGGTCCCCTCCATCGTCTACGGGCTGCTCGGGCTCGCACTTTTCATCCGGATCTTCCAGATGCCGACCGGGTCGGTGATCGTCGGCGGACTCGCGGTCGGACTGTTGATCCTGCCCATCGTCATCATCTCCGCCCAGGAGGCGATCCGTTCGGTCCCCGACTCGATGCGGGAGGCCTCCTACGGAATGGGGGCGACGCGCTGGCAGACGGTCAGGAACGTGGTGCTGCCCGAGGCGCTGCCCGGAATCCTGACCGGGACGATCCTGGCCTTTGGACGTGCGATCGGCGAGACGGCACCGCTGCTGATGATCGGGATGGCGGCGTCCGTCAGGCTGCCGCCGAACGGCTTCTTCTCGAAGTCGGGTGCGATGCCCCGGCAGATCTTCACCTGGTCCCGGCAGTTCCAGTCGGAGTTCCTCAACGGCGTGCTGCCGGCCGGTGTCGTGGTGCTGCTGGTCGTGCTGCTCGTGATGAACGGGACGGCGATTATCATCCGCAACAGGTATCAACGGAGGACGTAAGCTATGACACAGGACAACATGACAGACGCGAACGAGAGTCCGACGGCGAATACGGCGACCGAGACGCCGGACCCGTCGGGCGAACCGCTCGTAGATCAATCGATCGACGTCGAGGGTGCGAGCGGCTCGGATCGTGGTTCGGGAGCCGCCCGGACGGTCCTCGAAGCGCGAAACCTCGACGTCTATTACGGCGACCTGCAGGCGCTGAACGACATTTCTCTCGAGATTCCCGCCCGGCAGGTCACGGCGATGATCGGCCCCTCGGGCTGTGGGAAGTCGACGTTCCTCCGGTCGATCAACCGCATGAACGACCTCATCGACGCTGCCCGCGTCGAGGGCGAACTGCTGTTCGAGGGCAAGGACGTCTACGACGACGACGTCGACCCGGTTTCGCTCCGGCGGCGCATCGGCATGGTGTTCCAGCACCCCAACCCCTTCCCGAAGAGCATCTACGACAACGTCGCCTACGGGCTCCGCGTCCAGAACATGGAGGTCAGCGACGAGATCGTCGAGCGGGCACTCCGAAAGGCCGCCCTCTGGGACGAGGTCAAAGACCAGCTAGACAAGTCTGCGCTGGACCTCTCGGGCGGCCAGCAACAGCGGCTCTGCATCGCCCGGGCCATCGCCGTCGACCCGGACGTCATCCTGATGGACGAACCGGCCTCCGCGCTCGACCCCATCGCCACCTCGAAGATAGAGGACCTCATCGAGGAACTCGCGGAGGACTACACCGTCGTCATCGTCACCCACAACATGCAGCAAGCGGCCCGCATCTCGGACAAGACGGCCGTCTTCCTCACCGGCGGGGAACTCGTGGAGTACGACGACACGAACAAGATCTTCGAGAACCCGGAACACCAGCGCGTCGAGGACTACATCACCGGGAAGTTCGGATAACGTCTGACGCTCGCCCAACACATAAACCGTCACTCGGCAAAACACAACCATGCCACGCAAGGACTATCAGGCGCAACTCGCGGACCTCGAGGACGACGTGCTCTACATGAGCGAGGTCGTCCTCGAACGGTTCCGGATGGGAATGGACGCCCTCGACCGCAAAGACGACGAGATGGCCCAGGAGGTCATCGAGGGCGACCACGAGATCAACGAACTGTACCTCGAACTCGAACAGGACTGCATCGACCTGCTCGCGCTCCAGCAGCCGGTCGCCGGCGACCTGCGCTTCATCGCCGCCTCCTTCAAGATCATCACCGACCTCGAACGGATCGGTGACCTCGCGACCAACCTCGGGGAGTACACGCTGGACGCCGAGCGCGACGTCTTCCCCGACGTCGACGTCCAGTCGATCGGCGACGAGATCCTCGAGATGGTCGAGGACGCGATGGACGCCTACGCCGAGCAGGATCCCGAGGCCTGCTTCGCCATCGCCGACCGGGACGACGACGTCGACGCTCGCTGTGAGGCCGCCTCCGAGATCGTCGTCCGCGACCTCATCGAGACCGAACTCGACGAGCGCGACGGCCTCAGCGACGACGAGGTCGAGACCTTCATGAACGAGGTCTCGAGACTCCTGCTCACCATCCGCGACCTCGAACGCGTCGGCGACCACGCCGTCAACATCGCCGCCCGCACGCTCTACATGGTCGAGAACGACGACGCCCTCATTTACTAGCTCCCACTTTTTACAAGAGGGGGTGCGCGGGGCGCACCCCCTCTTCCAAAAACTTGGGGAAAAACTGCTCGGCGCTCCCTTCGGTCGCGCCGAGTGAACCGGCGCGCGAAGCGCGCCGGACGTTTACCTCTCCCGCTACGGCACGTCCGCGACGCGACTGACCCCTGCGGTCAGGAGTCGGTGGGCGTCTCGGTGGTCGACCCGACGAACAGCCCCATCTCGGTCAGCGACACCGTGATCCGCCGGGTTTCGCTCACCACCTCGATCTCGTCTTCCCCGCCGCTGCTCTCGAAGAAGTCGCGCTCGCCCTCGGAATCGTTCGTCGTCGTCCCGTTCGCCTCGCTCCCGTTCTCCTCGCCCTCCAGGCTGATCCCGAACGAGACGTCGACGGGGACCGTCGTCCGTTCGCTCGGTCGTTCGACGACGTCCTCGAAGGCGTCCGACTCGCCGCTGCCGAGGGATCCCTCCTCCTCGAAGTCTGCGACCGAGAGGCGATAGTCCCGTTCGCTATCGAGGCCGTTGGAGACGATGACGTCGATCCCCTCCTCCGCCCCGCTACAGCCCGCCAGGCCGCCGGCGAGCACCACGCCGGCGCCGGCGACGAACCGCCGTCGCGAAGTCCTCCGGTGCACGACCTGTCAGACAGAGTGAACTATTATAAACGCTTCCTTCGTT
Above is a genomic segment from Halorientalis sp. LT38 containing:
- a CDS encoding PhoU domain-containing protein; its protein translation is METRKVQVTGGSTFTVSLPKEWATTNDVSAGSVVEFHAEGDSLLLSPKQGEERTEGTLDVSGLEGDQLVRAVMTMYVSGFDIITLETPRVSAQQRRRIRQATQGLVGLEVIEETSERVVLQDLLDSSELSVHNAITRMRLVALTMLSDAVDALVENDDDLADDVMERDDDVDRLWYMISRVFRSVLRDPTAASEIGLPRETCFDYQSSARQLERIADHATKIARLALEIDEIPAEICDGLYQLREEALAVPEAAMDALLEDDPEEATRLATEARSRIRPIDDSAREIDDRIHQLDSQTAQVLGLVVDSLSRTADYGGNIAESALQKAAPRP
- a CDS encoding PstS family phosphate ABC transporter substrate-binding protein yields the protein MMTHESRSVSRRKFVAGVGAAGALALAGCQDTGGSGGLSGEVVITGSSTVFPVSNRMAEDFMAEHENVNVTTDSTGSGGGFENHFCPGNADINGASRPIKDSEVSNCSDNGVEPIEFQVASDALTVAVNNDHPVDCMTFDELSQIWREDRVTQWSDVRDDLPDEDIKLFGPANTSGTYDWFNENVVGESYDHTADHQATEDDNTIVQGIEDNKWAIGYFGYAYYNENSDRVKALEIEASEGDGCTEPSLPNAKDGSYPMARPLFIYANRESIQREEVHEFLSFYLENAETDVVEDIGYVPSSQDLRDQNLSKLEENYEG
- the pstC gene encoding phosphate ABC transporter permease subunit PstC — protein: MSTDTQPDITSRPTGRAARERLYHAVFFLCAFLSVVVTVSIIFLLARDAIGFFSVVSPAEFFLGTEFVASKGQFGVLPLVSGTVLVTVISALIAIPIGVAAAVYLSEYASDRMRSILKPGLEILAGIPTVVYGFFALVYVTPFLRVVGIPVATFNVLAASLMVGIMIIPMVSSLSEDAMSAVPDSLRQAGYGLGATKFDVTIRVVIPAALSGIISSFILALSRAIGETMIVAVAMGLSPQMFDPSDPLGNVLGNGQTMTSKMVQVVGSELAGSGPGYKSLFAIGITLFAITFLMNLISDRIAARYKEEYE
- the pstA gene encoding phosphate ABC transporter permease PstA, with the protein product MATDVDSTQSIDEQVSRARGLIFEAVCFSATSIALLAVGVLLLYVTNDAVRPLSADPGWHLVYLLTLVVPTTGFGLWLSRREGAAGRVAYTSLGVVLVGLFLAGGLFILFVEILPVGEWFALVVGLALTAAAALAHRRYRSPAKGERNAVTLAALLVTTLGVPPGAAVLGLPFKIPSLRGLIASSPVLPLDWIMLVPSLVVPVAAVVGLYVRRRRESDRDGAVAAGAIVAGSLLGIGLGPLVGLGADGWMILFTATAVPVGLYAESVVRRRRGVIGLSFPLVIAVGVVLGAVITQQLGFAGPETWLDWSFLTSATSTRPEQAGIYPAMVGSIMLLIVIIVSTFPVGVGAAIYLEEYAPQSGWLGRLVTLIEINIGNLAGVPSIVYGLLGLALFIRIFQMPTGSVIVGGLAVGLLILPIVIISAQEAIRSVPDSMREASYGMGATRWQTVRNVVLPEALPGILTGTILAFGRAIGETAPLLMIGMAASVRLPPNGFFSKSGAMPRQIFTWSRQFQSEFLNGVLPAGVVVLLVVLLVMNGTAIIIRNRYQRRT
- the pstB gene encoding phosphate ABC transporter ATP-binding protein PstB, yielding MTQDNMTDANESPTANTATETPDPSGEPLVDQSIDVEGASGSDRGSGAARTVLEARNLDVYYGDLQALNDISLEIPARQVTAMIGPSGCGKSTFLRSINRMNDLIDAARVEGELLFEGKDVYDDDVDPVSLRRRIGMVFQHPNPFPKSIYDNVAYGLRVQNMEVSDEIVERALRKAALWDEVKDQLDKSALDLSGGQQQRLCIARAIAVDPDVILMDEPASALDPIATSKIEDLIEELAEDYTVVIVTHNMQQAARISDKTAVFLTGGELVEYDDTNKIFENPEHQRVEDYITGKFG
- the phoU gene encoding phosphate signaling complex protein PhoU, with product MPRKDYQAQLADLEDDVLYMSEVVLERFRMGMDALDRKDDEMAQEVIEGDHEINELYLELEQDCIDLLALQQPVAGDLRFIAASFKIITDLERIGDLATNLGEYTLDAERDVFPDVDVQSIGDEILEMVEDAMDAYAEQDPEACFAIADRDDDVDARCEAASEIVVRDLIETELDERDGLSDDEVETFMNEVSRLLLTIRDLERVGDHAVNIAARTLYMVENDDALIY